A window of Synchiropus splendidus isolate RoL2022-P1 chromosome 9, RoL_Sspl_1.0, whole genome shotgun sequence contains these coding sequences:
- the washc2c gene encoding WASH complex subunit 2 isoform X5: MSRLPDGMPNGPSRNEHTGKDAQIWERPWTLEEMRQSSDNWSLAADAGLFLFLQDFSQRMLSKTHDIEKQLDSLIRDTKATDSCLQSVFNDFLMLSNTQFIENRVYDEEVEETVQKTDVADNKPEQKTREQKEAELIPKMQEAVSHGLRVLDSAFEHLDIKAGNSDSEDEEVTDRVEAILEPKDLYVDRPLPFLIGSRAFMDQDDVGLGDLSSDEMSVDSDRDSVIESEEGKDADRSDDDLSQEEDEVHHNIKKKSSLMSFEEDEEDEDSDIFGESDKEEDDTKNTGSSSFADELAARIKGEPVKKTEGDRASLTSKKKSKGRKESKSSKQEAVAVHDDDDSDDMFKPPKMEDEDFSPFGGTSGLFSGGRGLFDDDGDEEEGDLFSEAPKPTRHKEEKSSNGSVRSTSQTSESVKSVKKIPPGAVSIFPDNGLFGSGNDSDSLESKDNGSPSTKSFSTSKMTPSLPSTGGGGIAGGLFDDEEDDNDFFSGKSTKQSASSGNDKQRKTVDLFAEDDEDGDIFGEKNKAAALTKKAPVEEQVKPSEKKMPAGAISIFGPGTKSLISEGLKRRSTSASEESEKSQENGLAPGIAKPVKQETSGLFSDDDDSQIFPSVAKSHSKSESSSQRKGNKPPPSLFDDEDEEEDLFASAAKSKPKPQDKPSTTQSSKTVSSSLFSDDEDQWLSSSSSAVKQETKTAGMKSSVSAPSNLPSAKPYPKSSLFDEDDDDLFAPTKESSQSKPHRVALLFEDEDDEDQGTLFGIKPTAHSPAVPAKPAVERTTLRSTGVFQDEELLFSHTQQKDNDPEVDLFATSGKASNSKPSTVKPAAPSLFSDDDEDDLFAAVKPKSPPPVIAAKPTKPNASQESTAEKQTPASNSAKPKDPSSRIGKLQANLKIDPTMLRPGSAPTMPGPHSMDPNSSSGVSSSSLSPSPATTPIVAQDCGVNFDSPMPVATLHSAHKNRPKGAALRRPQSRAARQQAALRSMDDNEEFTGQSLNDSNPAASGSFSSLLVKDHVKQGISPVSVPTPEFPTTPTTSSSSSQPPVDEISPRPSLLTLPVSTHAGKQDSSKNNTNLLAAADDNDLFGVSEPSSTIRTAQHATHATTPASRTTVSKKDKEKSALPSIFDDNIDDLFQKVKPKAAAKETKASSFLEDEDDDDDLFGLSNSSTPSSTSSKEVKSSISFLKQDIFKDDVATVPKVQKKSKEKPIDSSLFDDNIDIFADLSEVIKPKPTSKTKGETKSIFDDDMDDIFSTSTKTPVAKAPPKSKKTSPSQETSTTVSSNIFDDPLNALGGE, from the exons ATGAGCAGATTGCCGGATGGAATGCCAAATGGTCCCAGCCGGAACGAACACACCGGGAAAGATGCACAAATCTGGGAAAGGCCCTGGACACTTGAAGAGATGCGGCAGAGCAGTGATAACTGGTCTCTGGCTGCTGACGCCGGT ctctttctctttcttcaaGATTTCTCACAGAGGATGCTGTCAAAGACGCATGACATCGAGAAGCAGCTGGACAGTCTCATCCGTGACACCAAGGCCACTGATAGCTGCTTGCAGTCTGTCTTCAATGACTTCCTCATGCTTTCCAATACACAGTTTATAGAAAAT AGGGTCTACGATGAAGAGGTGGAAGAGACTGTTCAAAAGACGGATGTTGCGGATAATAAACCCGAACAG AAAACCAGAGAGCAGAAAGAGGCCGAGTTGATTCCCAAAATGCAGGAAGCGGTTTCTCATGGATTGAGAGTTTTGGACTCTGCCTTTGAGCACCTGGACAtaaaagcaggaaactctgACTCGGAGGATGAGGAGGTGACCGACCGAGTTGAGGCCATCTTGGAGCCCAAG GACCTCTACGTGGACAGACCACTGCCATTCCTGATTGGTTCGCGGGCGTTCATGGATCAGGATGACGTTGGACTCGGTGACCTTTCAAGTGATG AAATGTCGGTTGATAGTGATCGAGACAGTGTGATTGAGAGTGAAGAGGGCAAAGACGCAGAT CGTTCCGATGATGACTTGAGTCAGGAAGAAGACGAAGTTCACCATAATATCAAAAAG AAGTCTTCGTTAATGAGttttgaggaggatgaagaggacgagGATTCTGACATATTTGGAGAGTCTGACAAAGAAGAGGATGACACAAAG AACACAGGCTCGTCCTCTTTTGCCGATGAGCTGGCCGCACGCATTAAAGGTGAACCAGTGAAGAAAACCGAAGGCGATCGTGCCT CATTGACTTCTaagaagaaaagtaaaggcagGAAAGAATCCAAATCTTCAAAACAAGAGG CAGTAGCTGTGCACGACGATGACGACAGTGATGACATGTTTAAACCCCCAAAgatggaggatgaagacttctcTCCGTTTGGAGGCACGAGTGGTCTCTTCAGTGGTGGCAGAGGCCTGTTTGATGATGATGGCGACGAAGAGGAG GGGGACCTTTTCTCCGAGGCACCCAAACCTACCCGTCACAAAGAAGAGAAGTCCAGTAACGGCAGTGTCAGAAGCACATCTCAAACTTCAG AATCTGTGAAGTCTGTTAAGAAAATCCCGCCTGGTGCTGTTTCAATATTTCCAG ATAACGGCCTCTTTGGTTCAGGGAATGACTCAGACTCCCTAGAGAGTAAAGATAACGGATCTCCGTCAACAAAGTCCTTTTCCACTTCCAAGATGACCCCTTCCCTGCCCAGCACTGGAGGTGGGGGTATCGCCGGTGGTCTGTtcgatgatgaagaggatgacaaTGATTTCTTCAGTGGCAAAAGCACGAAACAGTCAGCTTCCT CTGGAAACGACAAGCAAAGGAAGACGGTCGATCTGTTtgctgaggatgatgaagacggggatatatttggggaaaagaacaaagcagcagctctgactaAGAAGGCGCCTGTGGAAGAGCAAGTGAAACCATCTGAGAAAAAG ATGCCGGCGGGGGCCATATCAATCTTCGGGCCAGGAACTAAAAGCTTGATCAGCGAGGGTCTGAAGAGACGGAGCACATCTGCCAGCGAGGAGTCTGAGAAGTCTCAGGAG AATGGCCTTGCCCCTGGTATTGCGAAGCCTGTCAAGCAAGAGACCAGCGGACTCTTCTCTGATGATGACGACAGCCAA ATCTTTCCGTCGGTCGCCAAGAGCCATTCAAAGTCTGAATCTTCAAGTCAGAGGAAAGGCAATAAGCCTCCGCCGTCGTtatttgatgatgaagatgaagaagag gATCTATTTGCTTCAGCTGCCAAATCTAAACCAAAGCCTCAAGATAAACCTTCAACCACACAAAGCAGTAAAACTGTGTCCAGCTCCCTCTTCAGCGATGATGAG GACCAGTGGTTGAGCTCCAGCTCTAGTGCCGTCAAACAGGAAACCAAGACGGCAGGAATGAAGTCGAGCGTGAGCGCCCCGTCGAATCTGCCCAGTGCAAAACCGTATCCCAAGAGCAGCCTCTttgatgaagacgatgatgatCTGTTCGCTCCGACCAAGGAATCAAG TCAAAGCAAGCCTCATAGAGTTGCTCTACTGTTTGAAgacgaagatgatgaagatcaagGAACACTTTTTGGCATAAAACCTACTGCACATTCTCCAGCAGTACCTGCTAAA CCTGCAGTGGAGCGTACGACCTTGAGGAGCACTGGTGTTTTCCAGGACGAAGAGTTGTTGTTCAGTCACACGCAGCAGAAGGACAACGACCCAGAAGTCGACCTTTTTGCCACCTCAGGAAAAGCCTCT AACTCCAAGCCCAGCACTGTGAAGCCAGCAGCACCAAGCCTCTTCTCAGATGACGATGAGGATGACCTGTTCGCCGCGGTCAAGCCCAAATCTCCACCTCCG GTAATTGCAGCGAAGCCCACCAAACCAAATGCTAGTCAAGAgtctacagcagag AAACAGACTCCTGCTTCCAACTCTGCAAAGCCCAAAGATCCCTCATCAAGGATCGGAAAACTTCAA GCTAACTTGAAGATAGACCCCACCATGTTGCGCCCGGGCTCTGCCCCAACTATGCCAGGGCCTCACTCAATGGATCCCAATTCCTCCTCTGGCGTGTCCAGCTCCAGTCTGAGCCCGAGCCCAGCTACAACTCCCATTGTGGCGCAGGATTGCGGCGTGAATTTTGATTCCCCAATGCCCGTTGCGACACTTCACAGCGCACACAAG AACCGGCCTAAAGGGGCAGCCCTGCGGCGGCCGCAGTCCCGGGCGGCCCGGCAGCAAGCAGCTCTGAGATCAATGGATGATAATGAAGAGTTTACTGGGCAGAGTCTAAATGATTCCAACCCCGCAGCTTCTGGATCATTCTCATCCCTTCTGGTCAAAGACCATGTGAAGCAGGGCATTTCACCGGTCTCGGTGCCAACACCAGAATTTCCCACGACACCCACcacctcttcctcgtcctctcAGCCTCCAGTCGATGAAATATCCCCCAGGCCTTCTTTACTGACACTGCCAGTGTCCACACATGCTGGAAAACAAGACTCTAGTAAGAACAATACAAACTTGTTGGCAGCTGCTGATGACAATGATCTGTTCGGAGTCTCTGAACCTTCCTCCACCATAAGGACTGCACAACACGCAACACATGCAACAACACCTGCCAGTAGAACAACAGTGTCAAAGAAGGACAAAGAAAAATCTGCTCTTCCGTCCATCTTTGATGACAACATTGACGACCTTTTCCAGAAGGTGAAGCCCAAGGCAGCAGCAAAGGAAACCAAGGCCTCATCGTTTttggaagatgaggatgatgatgatgacctcTTTGGGCTGAGCAACAGCTCCACCCCTTCTTCCACAAGTAGCAAAGAAGTCAAGAGTAGCATCAGTTTTTTAAAGCAGGATATTTTTAAG GATGATGTAGCCACCGTGCCTAAAGTCCAGAAGAAGAGCAAGGAGAAGCCCATCGACAGCAGCTTGTTTGACGATAACATCGATATTTTTGCCGACCTGTCTGAGGTGATAAAACCAAAACCCACGTCAAAGACAAAAGGAGAGACGAAGTCCATATTTGATGATGACATGG ATGATATCTTCTCAACAAGCACAAAAACACCGGTGGCAAAGGCGCCACCTAAGTCGAAGAAAACGTCTCCATCACAGGAGACCAGCACAACTGTTTCAAGCAACATATTCGATGATCCACTTAACGCCCTCGGTGGTGAATGA
- the washc2c gene encoding WASH complex subunit 2 isoform X3, whose amino-acid sequence MSRLPDGMPNGPSRNEHTGKDAQIWERPWTLEEMRQSSDNWSLAADAGLFLFLQDFSQRMLSKTHDIEKQLDSLIRDTKATDSCLQSVFNDFLMLSNTQFIENRVYDEEVEETVQKTDVADNKPEQKTREQKEAELIPKMQEAVSHGLRVLDSAFEHLDIKAGNSDSEDEEVTDRVEAILEPKDLYVDRPLPFLIGSRAFMDQDDVGLGDLSSDEMSVDSDRDSVIESEEGKDADRSDDDLSQEEDEVHHNIKKKSSLMSFEEDEEDEDSDIFGESDKEEDDTKNTGSSSFADELAARIKGEPVKKTEGDRASVAVHDDDDSDDMFKPPKMEDEDFSPFGGTSGLFSGGRGLFDDDGDEEEGDLFSEAPKPTRHKEEKSSNGSVRSTSQTSESVKSVKKIPPGAVSIFPDNGLFGSGNDSDSLESKDNGSPSTKSFSTSKMTPSLPSTGGGGIAGGLFDDEEDDNDFFSGKSTKQSASSGNDKQRKTVDLFAEDDEDGDIFGEKNKAAALTKKAPVEEQVKPSEKKMPAGAISIFGPGTKSLISEGLKRRSTSASEESEKSQENGLAPGIAKPVKQETSGLFSDDDDSQIFPSVAKSHSKSESSSQRKGNKPPPSLFDDEDEEEDLFASAAKSKPKPQDKPSTTQSSKTVSSSLFSDDEDQWLSSSSSAVKQETKTAGMKSSVSAPSNLPSAKPYPKSSLFDEDDDDLFAPTKESSQSKPHRVALLFEDEDDEDQGTLFGIKPTAHSPAVPAKSSDLCTLPKSEVGKAPAPAPEEKTHEERNVATKKPESPDLSQDTSQSKKKPVGAVSLFGGIDILAKKKNQSPLDGDDDDDFLSKETPPADVKKEDKPKTNALSLFDNEEEDDSDWNDSIFKSSKPAARDIVKPAVERTTLRSTGVFQDEELLFSHTQQKDNDPEVDLFATSGKASNSKPSTVKPAAPSLFSDDDEDDLFAAVKPKSPPPVIAAKPTKPNASQESTAEKQTPASNSAKPKDPSSRIGKLQANLKIDPTMLRPGSAPTMPGPHSMDPNSSSGVSSSSLSPSPATTPIVAQDCGVNFDSPMPVATLHSAHKNRPKGAALRRPQSRAARQQAALRSMDDNEEFTGQSLNDSNPAASGSFSSLLVKDHVKQGISPVSVPTPEFPTTPTTSSSSSQPPVDEISPRPSLLTLPVSTHAGKQDSSKNNTNLLAAADDNDLFGVSEPSSTIRTAQHATHATTPASRTTVSKKDKEKSALPSIFDDNIDDLFQKVKPKAAAKETKASSFLEDEDDDDDLFGLSNSSTPSSTSSKEVKSSISFLKQDIFKDDVATVPKVQKKSKEKPIDSSLFDDNIDIFADLSEVIKPKPTSKTKGETKSIFDDDMDDIFSTSTKTPVAKAPPKSKKTSPSQETSTTVSSNIFDDPLNALGGE is encoded by the exons ATGAGCAGATTGCCGGATGGAATGCCAAATGGTCCCAGCCGGAACGAACACACCGGGAAAGATGCACAAATCTGGGAAAGGCCCTGGACACTTGAAGAGATGCGGCAGAGCAGTGATAACTGGTCTCTGGCTGCTGACGCCGGT ctctttctctttcttcaaGATTTCTCACAGAGGATGCTGTCAAAGACGCATGACATCGAGAAGCAGCTGGACAGTCTCATCCGTGACACCAAGGCCACTGATAGCTGCTTGCAGTCTGTCTTCAATGACTTCCTCATGCTTTCCAATACACAGTTTATAGAAAAT AGGGTCTACGATGAAGAGGTGGAAGAGACTGTTCAAAAGACGGATGTTGCGGATAATAAACCCGAACAG AAAACCAGAGAGCAGAAAGAGGCCGAGTTGATTCCCAAAATGCAGGAAGCGGTTTCTCATGGATTGAGAGTTTTGGACTCTGCCTTTGAGCACCTGGACAtaaaagcaggaaactctgACTCGGAGGATGAGGAGGTGACCGACCGAGTTGAGGCCATCTTGGAGCCCAAG GACCTCTACGTGGACAGACCACTGCCATTCCTGATTGGTTCGCGGGCGTTCATGGATCAGGATGACGTTGGACTCGGTGACCTTTCAAGTGATG AAATGTCGGTTGATAGTGATCGAGACAGTGTGATTGAGAGTGAAGAGGGCAAAGACGCAGAT CGTTCCGATGATGACTTGAGTCAGGAAGAAGACGAAGTTCACCATAATATCAAAAAG AAGTCTTCGTTAATGAGttttgaggaggatgaagaggacgagGATTCTGACATATTTGGAGAGTCTGACAAAGAAGAGGATGACACAAAG AACACAGGCTCGTCCTCTTTTGCCGATGAGCTGGCCGCACGCATTAAAGGTGAACCAGTGAAGAAAACCGAAGGCGATCGTGCCT CAGTAGCTGTGCACGACGATGACGACAGTGATGACATGTTTAAACCCCCAAAgatggaggatgaagacttctcTCCGTTTGGAGGCACGAGTGGTCTCTTCAGTGGTGGCAGAGGCCTGTTTGATGATGATGGCGACGAAGAGGAG GGGGACCTTTTCTCCGAGGCACCCAAACCTACCCGTCACAAAGAAGAGAAGTCCAGTAACGGCAGTGTCAGAAGCACATCTCAAACTTCAG AATCTGTGAAGTCTGTTAAGAAAATCCCGCCTGGTGCTGTTTCAATATTTCCAG ATAACGGCCTCTTTGGTTCAGGGAATGACTCAGACTCCCTAGAGAGTAAAGATAACGGATCTCCGTCAACAAAGTCCTTTTCCACTTCCAAGATGACCCCTTCCCTGCCCAGCACTGGAGGTGGGGGTATCGCCGGTGGTCTGTtcgatgatgaagaggatgacaaTGATTTCTTCAGTGGCAAAAGCACGAAACAGTCAGCTTCCT CTGGAAACGACAAGCAAAGGAAGACGGTCGATCTGTTtgctgaggatgatgaagacggggatatatttggggaaaagaacaaagcagcagctctgactaAGAAGGCGCCTGTGGAAGAGCAAGTGAAACCATCTGAGAAAAAG ATGCCGGCGGGGGCCATATCAATCTTCGGGCCAGGAACTAAAAGCTTGATCAGCGAGGGTCTGAAGAGACGGAGCACATCTGCCAGCGAGGAGTCTGAGAAGTCTCAGGAG AATGGCCTTGCCCCTGGTATTGCGAAGCCTGTCAAGCAAGAGACCAGCGGACTCTTCTCTGATGATGACGACAGCCAA ATCTTTCCGTCGGTCGCCAAGAGCCATTCAAAGTCTGAATCTTCAAGTCAGAGGAAAGGCAATAAGCCTCCGCCGTCGTtatttgatgatgaagatgaagaagag gATCTATTTGCTTCAGCTGCCAAATCTAAACCAAAGCCTCAAGATAAACCTTCAACCACACAAAGCAGTAAAACTGTGTCCAGCTCCCTCTTCAGCGATGATGAG GACCAGTGGTTGAGCTCCAGCTCTAGTGCCGTCAAACAGGAAACCAAGACGGCAGGAATGAAGTCGAGCGTGAGCGCCCCGTCGAATCTGCCCAGTGCAAAACCGTATCCCAAGAGCAGCCTCTttgatgaagacgatgatgatCTGTTCGCTCCGACCAAGGAATCAAG TCAAAGCAAGCCTCATAGAGTTGCTCTACTGTTTGAAgacgaagatgatgaagatcaagGAACACTTTTTGGCATAAAACCTACTGCACATTCTCCAGCAGTACCTGCTAAA TCCTCTGATCTCTGCACCCTTCCCAAATCTGAGGTGGGAAAAGCTCCTGCACCTGCACCTGAAGAGAAGACTCACGAGGAGAGGAATGTTGCCACCAAGAAACCAGAGAGCCCAGACTTGTCACAAGACACCAGCCAAAGCAAGAAGAAGCCTGTCGGGGCCGTCAGCTTGTTTGGGGGCATCGACATTCTGGCCAAGAAGAAAAATCAGAGCCCATTGGATGGAGATGACGATGACGACTTCCTGTCAAAAGAGACTCCCCCGGCTGATgttaaaaaagaagacaaacccaaaacaaatgctCTAAGCCTGTTTGataatgaagaggaagatgattcAGACTGGAATGATTCAATATTCAAATCCAGTAAACCTGCAGCTAGAGATATAGTAAAG CCTGCAGTGGAGCGTACGACCTTGAGGAGCACTGGTGTTTTCCAGGACGAAGAGTTGTTGTTCAGTCACACGCAGCAGAAGGACAACGACCCAGAAGTCGACCTTTTTGCCACCTCAGGAAAAGCCTCT AACTCCAAGCCCAGCACTGTGAAGCCAGCAGCACCAAGCCTCTTCTCAGATGACGATGAGGATGACCTGTTCGCCGCGGTCAAGCCCAAATCTCCACCTCCG GTAATTGCAGCGAAGCCCACCAAACCAAATGCTAGTCAAGAgtctacagcagag AAACAGACTCCTGCTTCCAACTCTGCAAAGCCCAAAGATCCCTCATCAAGGATCGGAAAACTTCAA GCTAACTTGAAGATAGACCCCACCATGTTGCGCCCGGGCTCTGCCCCAACTATGCCAGGGCCTCACTCAATGGATCCCAATTCCTCCTCTGGCGTGTCCAGCTCCAGTCTGAGCCCGAGCCCAGCTACAACTCCCATTGTGGCGCAGGATTGCGGCGTGAATTTTGATTCCCCAATGCCCGTTGCGACACTTCACAGCGCACACAAG AACCGGCCTAAAGGGGCAGCCCTGCGGCGGCCGCAGTCCCGGGCGGCCCGGCAGCAAGCAGCTCTGAGATCAATGGATGATAATGAAGAGTTTACTGGGCAGAGTCTAAATGATTCCAACCCCGCAGCTTCTGGATCATTCTCATCCCTTCTGGTCAAAGACCATGTGAAGCAGGGCATTTCACCGGTCTCGGTGCCAACACCAGAATTTCCCACGACACCCACcacctcttcctcgtcctctcAGCCTCCAGTCGATGAAATATCCCCCAGGCCTTCTTTACTGACACTGCCAGTGTCCACACATGCTGGAAAACAAGACTCTAGTAAGAACAATACAAACTTGTTGGCAGCTGCTGATGACAATGATCTGTTCGGAGTCTCTGAACCTTCCTCCACCATAAGGACTGCACAACACGCAACACATGCAACAACACCTGCCAGTAGAACAACAGTGTCAAAGAAGGACAAAGAAAAATCTGCTCTTCCGTCCATCTTTGATGACAACATTGACGACCTTTTCCAGAAGGTGAAGCCCAAGGCAGCAGCAAAGGAAACCAAGGCCTCATCGTTTttggaagatgaggatgatgatgatgacctcTTTGGGCTGAGCAACAGCTCCACCCCTTCTTCCACAAGTAGCAAAGAAGTCAAGAGTAGCATCAGTTTTTTAAAGCAGGATATTTTTAAG GATGATGTAGCCACCGTGCCTAAAGTCCAGAAGAAGAGCAAGGAGAAGCCCATCGACAGCAGCTTGTTTGACGATAACATCGATATTTTTGCCGACCTGTCTGAGGTGATAAAACCAAAACCCACGTCAAAGACAAAAGGAGAGACGAAGTCCATATTTGATGATGACATGG ATGATATCTTCTCAACAAGCACAAAAACACCGGTGGCAAAGGCGCCACCTAAGTCGAAGAAAACGTCTCCATCACAGGAGACCAGCACAACTGTTTCAAGCAACATATTCGATGATCCACTTAACGCCCTCGGTGGTGAATGA